The Chryseobacterium sp. 52 genome includes a region encoding these proteins:
- a CDS encoding cytochrome-c peroxidase, with amino-acid sequence MKLSGFKVILLIGAIAFLFMQNTMQQYSVDYGEVAEQYKKPVKYWPAPSIDKDVDWKEFEAIEWDSNYYDTQELPEVMLGKKLFFDPKLSSSSQISCSSCHNPELGWADRQEVALGNDHLQGKRNTQSLYNIAERTSYFWDGRAKTLEEQMLGPISAHNEMNMKPEKLAGKLSKLTEYRQLFKDVYHTDKITFDKIAKALAVFQKTIRSQPSRLDKFIKGDHKALSDKEIYGMHLFRTKARCMNCHNGKYLTDESFHNIGLTYYKREYEDLGLYHITKKADDVGKFKTPSLRDLDYTAPWMHNGLMDDLHGVVSLYNSGMQMINPSPEEKKADPNFPVTDHLMQPLKLNEQEIDAVVAFLKSISGSYYKMPRPEIPRK; translated from the coding sequence ATGAAGTTGTCAGGATTTAAAGTCATACTGCTGATAGGAGCCATCGCTTTCCTTTTCATGCAGAACACCATGCAGCAATACAGCGTAGACTATGGAGAAGTAGCGGAGCAATATAAAAAGCCGGTAAAATACTGGCCGGCACCTTCTATAGATAAAGATGTTGACTGGAAGGAATTTGAGGCCATAGAATGGGATTCCAATTACTATGATACTCAGGAACTCCCTGAAGTGATGCTGGGAAAAAAACTATTTTTCGACCCTAAACTGTCGTCATCCAGTCAGATTTCCTGCTCCAGCTGTCATAATCCGGAACTCGGGTGGGCAGACCGTCAGGAAGTGGCCCTCGGAAATGACCATCTGCAGGGAAAAAGAAATACACAATCCCTTTATAACATCGCAGAAAGGACATCCTATTTCTGGGACGGCAGAGCCAAAACACTGGAAGAACAAATGCTGGGACCTATTTCTGCTCATAATGAAATGAATATGAAGCCGGAAAAACTGGCCGGGAAACTTTCTAAACTGACGGAATACAGACAGCTTTTTAAAGACGTTTATCATACGGATAAAATTACGTTCGATAAGATAGCTAAGGCTCTGGCTGTATTTCAGAAGACGATCAGAAGCCAGCCAAGCAGACTGGATAAATTCATAAAAGGAGACCATAAAGCATTAAGTGATAAGGAAATCTACGGAATGCACTTATTCCGTACCAAAGCAAGATGCATGAACTGTCACAACGGAAAATACCTTACAGACGAATCTTTTCACAATATTGGTCTCACCTATTACAAAAGGGAATATGAAGACCTCGGGTTATATCATATCACGAAGAAAGCGGATGATGTAGGGAAATTCAAAACCCCTTCTTTAAGAGATCTGGATTATACCGCTCCATGGATGCACAATGGACTGATGGATGATCTGCATGGTGTGGTAAGCCTCTACAACAGCGGAATGCAGATGATCAATCCCAGTCCGGAAGAAAAGAAAGCCGATCCGAATTTTCCGGTAACCGATCACCTCATGCAGCCGTTAAAACTGAATGAACAGGAAATAGATGCAGTTGTTGCTTTTCTAAAGAGTATTTCGGGAAGCTATTATAAAATGCCACGCCCGGAAATTCCGAGGAAATAA
- a CDS encoding DUF6850 family outer membrane beta-barrel protein, with translation MKNFHSIIFLLTSLFSAAFQAQISDTIMEKVREEYSGQRMFRNSINSNPANISGARKYNITTFKLTTEMTDTPNEIQQKGKGQTLWGAEAHSLQMLDKGTTVWGNASYTQGKTKQVIWNENADYNLIYPYVAADSVGGDMKFENYSFSGGYSKKVNSFTLGITGSYRASLSYRDTDPRPKNTSANFSLALGANKLMFEKFRIGAYVEGEKYTQKHYLSFVSNQGYPVIYNMSGLGNYNELLSGKLRRAYYEGWSYGGGIQVFEAVNRNWFLNVGLKKFSLDKFLTEYTDLNASKIEEQRFTFSLGKFFTGRKLIWGVSADGSSTERKGTEHLFLNENSRNYIQIGSAERYNHKMSTVMLKGLLQIEKADVKSSLIPFAGLIQEKEKYSNPLSAVEVNRMIYGADYQWLKTFSSNLGLSIALGLSVTDVYKKSAVFNNAGKPSVNQMLQENYAFQSSDFWQAKLDVNFHFSFPVVKNAFAGGKMVYRNFQNGNNTLFAVTIGTVF, from the coding sequence ATGAAAAATTTTCATTCCATAATATTTCTGTTAACCTCCCTGTTCAGTGCAGCATTCCAGGCTCAGATCAGTGATACGATCATGGAAAAAGTCCGTGAAGAATACAGCGGTCAAAGAATGTTCAGAAACAGCATCAATTCAAATCCTGCCAATATTTCGGGGGCAAGGAAATACAACATTACGACCTTTAAACTGACTACAGAAATGACTGATACCCCCAACGAAATACAGCAGAAAGGGAAAGGGCAGACCCTATGGGGAGCTGAAGCTCATTCCTTACAGATGCTGGATAAAGGCACAACGGTTTGGGGCAATGCCTCTTATACACAGGGAAAAACAAAGCAGGTAATATGGAACGAAAATGCGGATTACAATCTCATCTATCCTTATGTTGCGGCCGACAGTGTAGGAGGAGATATGAAATTTGAAAATTACAGCTTTTCAGGAGGCTATTCAAAGAAGGTCAACTCTTTTACGCTGGGGATTACCGGCAGCTACAGAGCCAGTCTGAGTTACAGAGATACAGATCCGCGGCCGAAAAACACCTCTGCCAACTTCTCTTTAGCGCTGGGAGCCAACAAACTGATGTTTGAAAAATTCAGAATAGGAGCCTATGTGGAAGGAGAAAAGTATACCCAGAAACATTATTTAAGCTTTGTCAGCAATCAGGGATATCCTGTTATCTATAATATGAGCGGACTGGGCAATTATAATGAACTGCTGTCCGGAAAACTTCGTCGGGCTTATTATGAAGGCTGGTCTTATGGAGGAGGAATACAGGTTTTTGAAGCTGTCAACAGAAATTGGTTCCTGAATGTAGGGTTGAAAAAATTCAGTCTGGATAAATTTCTGACAGAATATACAGACCTCAATGCATCAAAAATTGAAGAGCAACGGTTTACTTTCTCACTGGGGAAATTCTTTACCGGCAGAAAATTAATCTGGGGAGTTTCTGCTGATGGAAGCAGTACAGAAAGAAAAGGAACAGAACATCTTTTCCTCAATGAAAATTCCAGAAACTATATACAGATAGGAAGTGCGGAAAGATATAATCATAAGATGAGTACTGTGATGCTGAAAGGACTTTTGCAGATAGAAAAAGCAGATGTAAAATCTTCACTGATTCCTTTTGCCGGACTCATTCAGGAAAAAGAAAAATACAGCAATCCGTTATCTGCTGTTGAGGTAAACAGAATGATATACGGCGCCGATTATCAGTGGCTGAAAACATTTAGCAGTAATCTGGGGCTTTCCATCGCTCTGGGGCTTTCCGTAACGGATGTGTATAAGAAAAGTGCTGTTTTCAACAACGCAGGAAAACCATCAGTTAATCAGATGTTGCAGGAAAATTATGCTTTTCAGTCATCAGATTTCTGGCAGGCAAAACTGGATGTCAATTTTCATTTCAGCTTTCCTGTTGTAAAAAATGCTTTTGCAGGAGGAAAGATGGTATACCGTAATTTTCAAAACGGGAACAATACATTATTTGCAGTCACAATAGGAACTGTTTTTTAA